One Microplitis mediator isolate UGA2020A chromosome 3, iyMicMedi2.1, whole genome shotgun sequence DNA segment encodes these proteins:
- the LOC130666080 gene encoding corepressor interacting with RBPJ 1: MGKGFNNYMCKKFFHPASRDNLKRVWMAEQQADAYKKKQEELRVQYEKEQDLHNNKALLSKESKDKLSVNFMYEPPPGAKKEREKEDNEPEYKFEWQRKYNAPRESYCKGDSEIRDQPFGIQVRNVRCIKCHKWGHINTDKECPMYSQAMSVVLSNQEKQESPDALTLIQQMRDDGLALKKSAMTAQQHLRIPQHEDEMVSGDEEMSEEAFFNSLTKKEKKRLIRKLEKMEKKRVKKEAKKRKSKKEKKKKSKKRESVSSSSSSESSDSESESSSSDDEKKRRKKKKSKKTHDSSSSSSEEEKLIFKEKERPRDKERPREKRYEAEIKRRDERFERNERRPERNDRRDHGHYYDKESFRDKTDYNRERNRNDRKRKSEESDERRYRRDKRIRHS; the protein is encoded by the exons atgggTAAAGGATTCAATAATTACATGTGTAAAAAGTTTTTCCATCCCGCTTCACGTGACAATTTGAAACGA GTATGGATGGCAGAGCAGCAAGCTGATGCTTACAAAAAGAAACAAGAAGAATTACGAGTTCAGTATGAAAAGGAACAAGATCTCCATAATAACAA aGCTCTGCTGAGTAAAGAAAGTAAAGATAAATTGAGTGTTAATTTTATGTACGAGCCACCTCCAGGTGCTAAAAAAGAACGAGAGAAAGAAGACAATGAACCAGAATACAAATTCGAATGGCAACGAAAATACAACGCGCCCAGAGAAAGTTATTGTAAAGGAGACAGTGAAATTAGGGATCAACCTTTTGGTATTCAAGTGAGAAATGTCAGGTGTATTAAATGTCATAAGTGGGGTCATATTAACAcag ataaaGAATGTCCGATGTACAGCCAGGCAATGAGTGTCGTGTTGTCTAATCAAGAAAAACAAGAGAGTCCTGACGCTTTAACTCTTATTCAGCAGATGAGAGACGACGGATTAGCTTTAAAAAA GTCAGCTATGACAGCCCAGCAGCACCTAAGAATACCTCAGCATGAAGATGAAATGGTGTCAGGTGATGAAGAGATGTCGGAAGAagcattttttaattcgttAACTAAAAAAGAGAAGAAAAGACTTATaag GAAGTTAGAAAAAATGGAGAAGAAGAGAGTGAAGAAAGAAGCTAAGAAACGTAAGAGCAAGAAAGAAAAGAAGAAGAAATCAAAGAAACGCGAAAGTGTCAGCAGTAGCAGCAGCAGCGAAAGTAGCGACAGTGAGTCTGAGAGTTCTAGTTCTGACGACGAGAAGAAACGACGTAAGAAGAAGAAGTCTAAGAAGACACACGACTCGAGTTCTAGTTCGTCTgaggaagaaaaattaattttcaaggAGAAGGAACGACCTAGAGACAAGGAGAGACCGCGGGAAAAACGGTATGAGGCTGAAATAAAGAGGAGAGACGAGAGATTCGAACGAAATGAACGTCGGCCAGAGCGCAATGATCGCCGAGATCATGGGCATTATTATGATAAAGAAAGTTTTAGAGATAAGACTGATTATAATCGCGAACGTAATCGCAACGATCGGAAACGAAAGTCTGAGGAATCAGACGAGCGGAGATACCGACGTGATAAACGGATAAGACATTCTTAA